TAAGAGTAATTTCTAAATTCACTGTTAACATTATTTTCAAATGAAGTCCactactttcctttttttttaattttcaaaaaaactATCAGTCTTTCTTAAATTTGTTCAATATAAATTACTATAAGTTTCTGAaaatttcaatttaaaatgtaaagaaaatgcGTGTCTCCAGAAATTCCCTGAAATCCCTTATTTCCCGAGTTTTCAAAGAATTCCAATAAATTCTACAAAAGTAACAAAAATTATATATGTGCAGTTATGTTAAAGTGACTTTTACTATAGACAGTCTCCCACTgtgctgtttattattttaccaaCTTGACACAGCATTGCTAAATATGTTCATTTTTCAGGCTTTTGGTTTGAGAGTGGCCTTCTTAAAGCTGTCACTCCCCACAGGGATGCATCAACTCATTCATAGGTGCCAAATATTTGTATGATATTACATTTTCCTGTCTGCTATGGCTTTGATTTTCCATTCTCCTCAATATGATCAACAAATTCAGCAAAAGGCTACATGTAATGTTTCAAGGCAGAACAAAGTTTAGTTAAGCATACAAAAAATAAGCTAAAGTGAAAGATGCTAACTGCAGCAGTCACATGTTTTCTAGTTGATGCATTGTGTGTGGGCATGTAGGTCATTTGTAGTTTAAAAAGAGAAGGGCTCTATGAAAATATTTGCCCCTGAACTCATCACTTCCTTTTCTAACTCTATTTACATCAAGTAAGTAAGACTCTGACCtttgtttttggtattttttatgTAACAACAATAATGATGTGGGCGTAAAATTCGCCATGTTGATTCTTTATGTTCAGTGGAATGGATCTCCAGTATACAATTAACATGTCACCAACAGTACACCAACACCAAAGACCAGGAACTTTATTGTTTAGTTAGTTCCTGTTTGTGAGAGTTTCCTCTCTGATTGGAACAACAGCATAGACATTTTCTTCAATAACCCACAAATATCACTCTATTGGTAAGTGATAAACATAAGAGACAGACATTCTTCCCCAAGCACTTAGTTCAGTGCACCTGCTTCAGGTAACTGTAAATTATGTTAATACTTGCTAGCAATCTATCGTAAGGCCTACACATAGTTTATGCTCACAAATTCAACAAAAAGAGGCGACAACTTGTACATTTGGGGAAGAGGGTCAACCTTGTTTTCCTGATGCTGATGGATTGCATAGCATTGTATTGAGAATGGAATTGCTCATGGGGTAACCAGGATGCAGTGGTAGCCTGTAGCTCAGGAAGATACATTTAAGGAAGGTTTAAAACTGTTCCTCCTTCATTTCACTACCAATTCCTCATTTTGCAGAGTACCTTTAACTCCAAATTTTTGATTGATAGCTTCCAACTGCTTTGAAAAAGGAGCCCAACCTCTTCctgaataaatacaatttaaaaaaaacatcaaaataacaaaTGTTGCCCCTGAAATCAGTTaaacttcataaataaaggATATACTTGCAAGGTTATTAGACTGCACTAAATTACACTGGTGTCCAGTTATATGAAATATTATATCTTTATGACACTAAAAAGTGTATTTACAGTACAAAGGTGAAGAACTAACCACAGtcagttgtgtgttttcttattgAGCTGCAATGTAACACCGAGCTGTTATTTGCATATACCTTGGGTGCTGGTGAACTAAGTTAACATATTGTTTTGAATTCTAACCCTATGGCCTTTCAGCTTGGAACAGAGAGCTGAAGTAAATGCTATTCAGTGACTAAGAGAGGCAGAGCTGTGGTCTTCTTAATAAGTAAAAAACCTTCTCTTTGGTGTTTATAGAACACAAACACGTGGATCACTTGTGCTTTATGGTTTCTTGTCTTTGTAGTCTGGATTTCGATATACTCCAAATATGCAATCGCACTGAAGAGAAAAATATCTTCCTTCATGAACCTGCTAAACAATGTTTAATGATTTCCTAATTTGTTATGAAGCTATGTTACTCAGGCTATGATTCTGGCCACGTGTGTGGACTTTTGTCTCCGCCCACTTGAATGTGTTGTCAGGGGACGAAGCCTTACAGTTTCAGTTTACCAGAAGCAGCCAGACTGGGTGAGTACCATTTTCTATGAGCTATTGTTGATTAAGAACATCTCTGTTATTCAAATAAGATGATTTTGATAATAACCCTTTAACTGTACAAACTATCAAAACAAATTATAAGTAAAAGTGATGTAAATAGCAAACTGTTGCTTAAGTGTAAGAATTGGTAATGTAAAGAAGACAAAAATCAGCAAAGTACATCAGACTTAACCTGATAGCTGCCATGTGACATTGTAAGAGGAATGGAGTAATATGGAAAGGGGGTAAGGCATCAATTTTACGTGTCGTATCCTGAGATCTTAAATTGCTAACATTTGAATATAAAATCTGTCAGTTATCCTGGATGCATTAATTTGCCAAAAATGTAAGTGGTTTGTATTGTATGTAACGCAGTAATCTGATAATTATATATTTGTAGGTTTTGGAGCTCAGTGAATTTCCCAGTAGACCCCACAGAGGATTTAATGAAAGTGTCCCAGGATGATGGAGTGGAGTCCACCCTTACAGGGGCAACATGAAGCTTATATCTGGTTCACGGAGTCCCAGCTTAGCTCTGTGATCAGGAACGGTGTAGTCCCTGAATGGTTTCATGGGATCATCTCCAGGAAGTAAGTCCACAAAGTCTCTCACTGACAGGTCGATGAGAGTTTTTTGTATCGCTGCTATTTAGAGCAAACAACATACTGTAGCCAGAATAttggagaaacacaaacattaactcTAAACAAAGTCTACACAGACAGCAATATTCAGTCTCCAATCCATCAAATTCTAATGTTTTAATAACTGTTTTAACAACCACAAGAATGCAATTAAATCTGTACAATAAAAATAACCGAGCATTTTGTGTTCCAACAGTTATACTGCATTTCCTCTATTTTTTGGGAAAAACATAAAACTATGTTTCCTTATGATACGCATAAAACAATGAGTCACTGAAGTAGTTTTATAAATGGACCTCACCCCTGAGcagatttcttcttttaatgtaTATATGCTTCCTCCACACCCTCTGTACACATTAATAACTTTGTACAATGGTTAATACATTACGATTATTTTTTCCCATGGTGTGCTCCATGCCTTGTTCAAATTCGATCTCAAACTGACAGGACTgtaattcaaagtatttttggTCTCATCTATTTACCTGATGAGTCATTCCACAGAAACTTTTTGTTAACTAATTCCAGGTCTAGTTTACAtccaaaaatcacaaaataaaatcaccaGACCATGTACAGACCATGTTATTTACCTTGTTCATTGTTTGTCCAGGACGGCAGAGGAGCTTCTTATGTCCAAGCCTCCGGGCTATTTCCTTATCAGGGTCAGTGAGAGCAGGATCGGCTACACCCTCTCGTACCGGTAAGTGTTTGCAGCATTAGAGAAGCGACATTTCTCAGTTGAAAGGTCAAAGTCCAGCCCTGTTCATGctggatttgtgtttttttttctttctctttggcCCTCAGTGCTGAGGACCGCTGCAGACATTTTATGGTTGATGCACTGGAGTATGGACTTTACATCATAAAAGGAGAGACCAGGCATCACCGATGTCTGCAAGACCTGGTGGACTTCCATCGTAGGACTCCCATCATGCCTTTCAATGAGGTGTTGACTGTAGCTTGTGGACAGGTGAGGAAACATTTTATTAGTTAGTAGTTTAGAGTAAAGTGGtttgaaggttttattttttcatttagacaaagacaaatgtcttttcaagaataaaaatgtagatGATGTAACCATGAATACAAAACAAGAACCCAACCTAGCAAAGTGTAACCAATATCTGGTTAGCAATATAAAAGCAAACATCAACaattttctcaaacattttcaatattaaaaaagcaCTAGCAATCACATCACCCAAGACTATCAAATTTCCTATGCTTTAAAATTGACACAGTTAAGATCAGAAGCGGCCAGCGCCATCCCTGAAATCTGAATTGCCACCCTCGTGCCCACCTTGAAATTATGAGTTCTAAATGTTTAGAAAATTTAAATGTTGCCCCTCTGTTATGTTGtctttcaaagttaaaaatcaCACACAAGAATACATCATTTTTtggattgttttattttcaaagttgaAATAGGTGTGATCAGAGGAGATAACCTTCCTAGGTTTGGAGTTAGCCCATAATGTTTACCATAGCTGGCCTCCCCTAAAAGTTAGTGCCCCAATCTGGCCATCCACATCATAAAAGTCTGGCTCCACCGTGTATCTTTATGTCACCCCTGCAGAGGTTCATGCCCCAGGTGGACCACccgaataaaaaaaaaaagtacatgcCCCTGTGTGGagatttttatgtatttatttatttatttaataatgtaTTTGTCATATTTAAGAAGTAATGCAAAATTAATTCATTGTGCTCACAAGTCTGTGTGTGATTACAATTAACTCAGTTTGACTTTGTGAAATGACAGAACTATATGCTTTGAAGCATTAAGAGTGCATCCATTCAGAGTGAAAATTGGTCACATTTTACATCTAAACCCCCTTTATTTCCTTATTTGCTCTCCACTTGTGCATCATGCAAAAATGACACAACTACAAAAcagtgttttctctttctctgtccatTTTACATCAGAGCTCGGATGACAAGACTGACTATGCAGAACTACTGTTTCCGCAAAGACATCTGAACCTCGACACAAATTTGCAGCAAAATGAATCCCTGCATGCCAGCATAAATTCCCCAGTATCACAAGATGATGACCCACCTGCTCTTCCTTGCCGTCCAAACAACCTGAAGACCCCTACAGCCTTTTCTCAGGGCAGACTTTACCCTAGTCTGGAAGAAGAGTTTCCACAGGACATCCCCCATTTTCCAACCACGGTAATGGTGATCTATGTAAATTACTCTAGATATTATCTGGTGCTTGAACAGTTAACTGATATATTTCGATTCTAAAAGTAATCAGAGGTGTACTTCATTTTGTAAAAGAATGACCCacttcattttgtttcatatcTATTATCTCCAGCCTGTGCCAATGATCAGGAACAAGCAGCCACCTGAACTTCCTGTTCGAAgctctcatcctcctctgaaGCAGAACCAGGCCTGTGTCAGAACAGTGTCTGCTCCTGACAGTCGCTTTACACACACAGCCACTGAGCACCCAGTCAGCACCCACAGTAACCAGCAAGCAAAGCCATCAGTTGTCTCAAACCTAAAGAACTTCAAGAAAAAATTCCAAAAGAAGAGAAGCCCGTCACAGGAGTTAATGAACGCAGACACAAAtgtggaggagacagagaagagTGGAACTACTGAGAATGAGTACCAGGAGATCACAGAGGAGCAGCCCTTCACTAGTAAACCATTTTCTCACACCAGTCCTGATGTGAAACTGACACATGGAGGGTTACCACAGGAGTACAGACAACCTTCACCTTTTGCTCCAGGATACTGATATTGAACTACTCACTTGAAAAAGAGAGTACAGATGGTACAATCAAATGATTTTTGGATAACTGATTACATCTAGAGAAGGTGAAAGGGCCAAGTTGGTACAGGCGCAATAATCCAGAAATCAAATATAAAAGCCTTGCAAGCcttacaaaacaacatttcaactcATAAAATCAAATAGACAATTGACCAAGacactaaaagtaaaaaagttAGTAATTTTACATTGTTTAATGAACTTTTCTGACAAATATGTTGCCCACAGCTAGCTTGCCCCAAAACAGCGCCTTTAGACAGGAAAACAGCTGTTCCATGTCCAACCAAAGGAAACACAATCTAACTGCTGGAATgccacatttaatttatttcatccATCCCAAACAATAAGCATGAGAACAAACAGCAGATTTATAAAGTTAGTACTAAGAAACAATAGAGCAGATTCACATTTTAATATCAGTGAATTGtgaatgctttttttccattctgttatttggcaaacagaaccatttgaaaaaaaaggtgaaaaaaagtgATGTATTTAGTCACTGCATCGTGCATGATTTTTTAATTgagattaaatgtttttattctcatcTTTATCTCATCCCAGCTTTGTACTAATGGAAGTGCAGCAGGAGGAAGTGTTTGCAGTGCATGTAAATCAGGAATGTGATGGTCAATGGCTACTACTTTGAATACAGGTGACATAGGCCTTTGTATACTACACAGGTTCATTATCAGCAATGATGAGGAAAGCTGAAAGAAATTGAGACACATGTCTCACTGGTAGAAATATATACGATTCAAATTAAGTTTTGGACACAGAAGggacatttttatgtttttttcaacaATAAATGTGGGTCAGACATTTCGTTTTTACTTCAAGCTAAAGATGGAGATTTTGATGCATTTAGACCACGAGATCTCAGAATATTTCACTTTCATGTCTAAGGGTTGCATAATAAATAAGGTATCTTGATTTGTGTAATGTCTAAGTTAATAAACCTTATCTGCAAAGCTTTTCATCTGTTCTTGTTTATAGCTTAAACAAAAGGCATATGATGTTGACACAAAACTGGGACAAAACACTGAGTTCTGTAAAACTGTGAATTTACGTATTCAATAAATTTTGCTTTCTATTTTGCTCTACTTAGTTTTCTTGTCACCTTGTGGTTCTTACTCCATCTCTTTCCTCTAAAACATATCTTTGTATGATTCTAGAAGGTCATCCAGCTGCAATGTGCATGATGTGGGGATGGAATGACATAAACTAGGGTTCTATCCCAGCCTGCTTTTCTTTCACTGGAAATGGTCTCATAAAGTGACAACACAGTGACAAACATGCAAATGATGgtataaaatgaataaagtagTTATTTGATTTCATCAATATTTTGGACCATTTCTAAAGTTAGCCTTAGTATCAAATCAACAATGTGATTGGTTAGGGTTAATACAGTGTACGTTGGTCAAATCAGTCAAGAGCTCTCCATTCCAAATTAAGAGCAAACGTGTGACTTATTTTAGAGTACCATCTAGTGGCACGAAACTGCTTTTGCTAAACGTAAATGGCGTTCCCTGCTAACtgcagataataaaaaaaatctagattAAATGTAAACTTGATTACTTGCCTCATAAACATGGTTTAGGCTGGTCTAAAGCCTATTCATAAAAGCCTAGAACAACTCAAGTAAAGGAGGCAATTCAAGTCAAACTCGTCAATGTCTTAGACATACTGATGGCCACAAAAATTTTACTCTAACAGAATTTATTGTGATATTTAgcacaaaacagaagaagattacAAATATGAAGAAGCCCCATTGATGCCAaggtatacaaataaaaaagttgattataaaaaaaattatattaaacaaTTTAAAGGTTGATCAGTTTAAGGCAATGGGTTAGATACCAACTTGtgaataaatgtattttgaattaccgtttcatttttaattttccaaaaaaatatttttttgaccCAATTCTTCTGCTGGATATGTATAGTATATGAATGTCTTCTTATAGTTTGTAATTGGCCTCAAACTTGATCATAATGTAGCCAAGAACAATTTTAATCCAAACAGATTGAAATCTGtcatcataatcagtcagaatacattttaaatgatgcaACATGTACATTTTCTGAGGAAgcctacattaaaaaaaggtaaatgggAAAAGCAACCCACTCTTTGAATTCTTATGTCGTTGTCATTTCAAttgttttttggtgtttttcatgCACAGAAAGTGTACACCCAGCTAGCAGGGGATGTTCACACCACATTGGCTAACATTCCCTATAAGTGCTGATTttgtttcaagacaaggttctgagtgtaacattcaaagaacatcttaagggtGTTTATCGATTTCAAatcacaaatgttttatttaagaatattctggtgtatttaattagaacaaagatagaatgttttatctttaacattcaaagggTGTTTTGAGaacattctttgggtcacagattattgaatgtttttagagtttttatctgagaacaaattgtgaacataaagaaaacttcctGCTGAGAATGTTTCAAGGACATTAGGGCACtgttgtcacttaacattttatgaatgtttaccaaacattttatgaatgtttttagagaatgttacTAGAGAACATTTGTTACACACTTGGACACAAAAAGTGATTTTCCAGGAGTGCATGGGTTGTTTTTTGTAGTTTACTCACTCACACAATTATTCAACAGGTACAAGTACAACGGCGTAAAACATTTTCGGTCCGTTCTCTCAACTGCGCATGTGCACGTGCGCATCCCCAAAAGACCCAAAACTGCTCCAAAGCTGCCCCAAACTGCCTGCTTGAGCCTTGCTCCTCCTTATTACACATTACACATAGGGATAACACGCAGATGCCTGTGTACCTGACTACTGCACAATTATTCATTAAGACAGATTATGTATACAatgacaaaataacaaaaacattagagtgtgtgtgtgtgtgtgtgtgtgtgtgggggggggggggggggggggggggtcagtgtcCCTATCAATGCTTGACATTATTATAGGTCCCACACATTCTTTGAATGCAAAGCAAACTCCCTACTGACAAACATTACAGTaacattctctgtaacattaacagaatgtttttagaaCAGAACATTGCTAGCTGGGCATATATCTAAGTAATATATTTTAATGTCTAAGAATATTAAAAATActaaacattaaagtcatcgttTTGGCTCCATACAGAACCAGAGAGGAGCCACTATTTTTTTCAAGAATACATCCTATAGCTCTGTCCTATAGGACCAACAATCACGTCTTTGCAGTGTCGGTGGATGGTCCAACTATTTAACACCGCCCTCCCGGACCACCCCATGCTACAAAGCAGGCAAAGTTGATGCGCTGGGAGGCGATGTGACGTCATCTGGAAAGCCTCGGTCTCCAGCCAGGGAGCAGCCTCAGTTACTCATGTAGTGTCCACGAAGTTCTGCCATTGCCCGGACATTTTTTCACGTGACAATTACAGCTATTGTTTTTTGCAACTCTCTACGATTTGGGGTCTAAATATCGACGCGACGCCATGTCTTTCACTCCAGGACAGCCGGTGACTGCTGTTGTGGTAAGTTTGGGAGAAGAACTGTATCCATTCAACGGGACTTTATTGTTTAGTTCATGATACCTACGGTAACGCCAAACTGTATCAATGCAGTCACTGCGATCATACAAAGTAACATTACAACTAATCATACAATGTTACATTATCGTCTTTATGTAGCCAAACTGAAGTGAACAATGGTCCTCGTCAGTAGCCCCGTTAAAGCTGTGCCACAAGATGTCAGATAGTGATGACTAATGTGAGAATCCCATGTTCACTCTTTAATCCACTTCATTGTGAAACAGGCTTCAAAATTAAAAGGAATTTCATGCGCACGTTTTGTTTTTAGATgttaagaaaaaatatttttcttgacCCAGCAGCTTCTTCTCTTACTAATGGGCGTCACCGTCTGTGTGATTCAGCCTTCATGCTCGACTTTAAGGCAAAACTACTGAATTCAAAGTACATTTATGTTTGGTAACTTGTTGGTGTGCTTTCAGAATTCAAAGGTTTGGCCATTCAagattgattttgtttattgttaAGACAAAGAAGTGGTAATTAAGGCTGGTATAGCTTGGATTTATCCAGGCCAGAAATTCAGAGGTGTCTCAAGGGGTGGGAGCAGGTACGTTTACTTCCTCAATATAGGGCAGCCACTTTCACAATCTAGGAAACTTGTATGTCACTTATGTAATCTTTAAAAGTttgattacaataaaataaaaacaagattgagcaggattttctgattttgtacaaCAATGTGTTATTAGATGTATatgcaatttaaaaagttagatgAGCCTGGTATTCATTGCTCTATAATTgaaaagataagatagtcctttattcgtcccacatacGGGGAAATTTAAGAAAGAGGCACATAATAAAAGTGACATTTCTGTGTTATATGAAACATGCTGTAATTTATCAGCcaatactcttttttttttttcatttacagaAGAGTGCATGATGATTTGTATGCAATAAGGCAATGTTAGTCACATATTTACTCATAGAAAATCCCCTTTTAACTATTAACAGGTTAATCTGAATTTCAAGTAAACATCACTCTCTCCCATCCCGTATATAGAAATGTGCCTGtttgtacactaccagtcaaaagtttggacacaccttctcattcaatggtttttatttatttttattattttcaacattgtagattaatattgAAGgtatcaaaactatgaaataatctgtttttgccataatctggattacaacagtagtcaaataaggCTATCCATTgagtactaaccctacctctgaacaacacaactgatggtctcaaacatattaagaaggcaagtcattctacaaatgaactcttgacaaggctcatgttaattagaaaccattccaggagaccacttcgtgaagcagactgagagaatatcaagagtgtgcaaagctgtcatgaaggaaaaaggaggctACTTTACATAAATATAAACTGATAATATGAACtacttaatataaatatatctaaaatataaaacatattctggtttgtttaacacttttttgttaattaaataattccatatatgttctttcaaagTTTTGATTTCTTTGGTATCAATATAcattgtttcaaataattaaaataaatacaaacccttgaatgagaaggtgtttccaaacttttgactggtagtgtatgtaagCAATATCCCAGTTATAGTAAGGCTTCACAGTCCATAGCATTTTCATTGTCATCAAATGCATGTGCGATAAACAGATTGTGAAAGACTACCTTAAACAATGcaataagaagaaaaacatacaaatattgCAGCTCCTGTTAATCAGGTCTTATCTATATCTTGGCAGGCTATTCAGTGAAAGAGTAGAAGGTCTACAAGTCAGgtttatttatctctttttatCAGGGATGAGAAGTGTGATGTACTGCCTGCAAGTCCTGACAGACTTACTCTTACTCAGAGTCATCCAGACATGCTCAGACTTCATTGtatcagcagcaacactcaGTGAATGTCTGCTTattcatcctcacacacacacagtctttgtGCTGATGAGTGCTACTGTCAgagtcatccatccatccatctggtTACTGAGCCTGCAGCTGCTTGTCACTGTCAAGGGCAGGGCTGCTCTGACAGAGTCTCTGTGTAACTTCAAATAAAAGGCAACAGCCTCTGAAATCAGCCGTTTGTCAGCCTGCATCATTTGCATGAGGTGGGTGAATCAGTACTCATTACTCACTGCATGGGCATCTGCAGTGTATGAAACCTTTCTGTGTAACTTTCAAACGGGTGCACTTTGTTATGATTTTGTTTAATTAATAAATGTGTTGCAAATGTTTAATaagcacaaacagacagacagatgaatcTTAAAGTTCTAGTTAATGACATTAAAAGGAAAGGACTTTTAGGAATAAGAGTTTGTCTGACAGATTGTCCAAtgtctgacacatgatgacactgtCAGTGAGCCAGTCCCACTGAttgaaaaaatttaaaatgaatcaaattaTGAACACATTTTCTGTGTCGAGCATTGCAGGTTAATCCCTATGAAGATGCCtctaaatttgtttttgttatttttttctgctaaATAGCAACGAATTGAAATCCAGAAGCTGCGGCACGGAGACAATCTGATCCTGGGCTTCAGCATCGGAGGAGGGATTGACCAGGACCCTGGACAGAACCCCTTCTCTGAGGACAAGACTGATAAAGTAAGTTTCAAGACCCAACTTTACATGCAGCATATGTATGTTCGGAGTGTGCAATATGGTAATACCTGCTTCATGTAATTATGGCgaaacactttcacaaacaaaacacattcacacatgctATTAAGAGGTTAATTTCTTATCTGCTGAAAAAATAACCAGTCCCTACAAATGTGATCAACAGCCATGCTAGCAATGTTTATCAACAGCCCAGTGTCTGTAATGAATGCAGTACAGTTAAAGCCAAAACTGCAATCCTGTTGCAAAAAGGCAAATACCTAAATAGAGAATTAGCACCCAAGTTTAACcttcctgttgtgttgtgggtcaaattgaccctttttaaagtctattttaggcaatatgtgcCTTTTAAACCAGTTAAATGCAGCAttggtctttccaatgtacatttgaaaaagttttagcattaatttgaatgaaaaacgagtgagttatccttatTGAACCATTATCTGtgataattaaagaacaccactgGATTAAATCTTGAttgaaatggttagtaatggagttaaaaaatagaataaaaaaatgtgtattgggatttttctggtgttctgacacttttggataattgaatatgcccttggtcaaattgacccaggaatattattgctgttacagagaaattaacataacatgaggGTTAATCATGTTAAGCACACAATAAGTCAATTCAAAGGAGTTTCTTCCTGACGCCGTCTTGCACTTGCACCATGCACATACTCAATGTTCCAAAgaggccctgtgtgtgtgca
The genomic region above belongs to Notolabrus celidotus isolate fNotCel1 chromosome 2, fNotCel1.pri, whole genome shotgun sequence and contains:
- the hsh2d gene encoding hematopoietic SH2 domain-containing protein homolog, with translation MMEWSPPLQGQHEAYIWFTESQLSSVIRNGVVPEWFHGIISRKTAEELLMSKPPGYFLIRVSESRIGYTLSYRAEDRCRHFMVDALEYGLYIIKGETRHHRCLQDLVDFHRRTPIMPFNEVLTVACGQSSDDKTDYAELLFPQRHLNLDTNLQQNESLHASINSPVSQDDDPPALPCRPNNLKTPTAFSQGRLYPSLEEEFPQDIPHFPTTPVPMIRNKQPPELPVRSSHPPLKQNQACVRTVSAPDSRFTHTATEHPVSTHSNQQAKPSVVSNLKNFKKKFQKKRSPSQELMNADTNVEETEKSGTTENEYQEITEEQPFTSKPFSHTSPDVKLTHGGLPQEYRQPSPFAPGY